The following proteins are encoded in a genomic region of Arachis ipaensis cultivar K30076 chromosome B02, Araip1.1, whole genome shotgun sequence:
- the LOC107626857 gene encoding protein FAR1-RELATED SEQUENCE 5-like — protein MGFKKDVPKVGMCFGTIDDTNQFYQNYAKRVGFVTKIRFTRRVGKDKVPKNQMITCNRERKRKSRVLPIEKTNPRTNYNCPARISIRLNKEGLWIISKVCLDHSHPCDPEMAKLLTHNREMSMHMYRVIERNDEVGVRPSKTYQVLVGESWGFSKINLMEKDIRNYLNRKRFKTIFWADARSRVAYEYFGDVVSFDTTYKTNRYDMPFGFFVEVNHHGNSVLLRCGLLTKENSGSFTWLFNAWLTCMHGKAPKGIITDQCLGIRDAIENVMPETRHRLCI, from the exons ATGGGATTCAAAAAG GATGTGCCCAAGGTTGGCATGTGTTTTGGAACCATTGATGATACAAATCAATTTTATCAGAATTATGCCAAGCGCGTTGGTTTTGTTACTAAGATAAGGTTTACTCGAAGAGTTGGTAAAGATAAGGTTCCTAAGAATCAAATGATCACTTGCAATAGAGAGAGGAAACGCAAGTCTAGAGTTTTACCAATAGAAAAGACCAACCCTAGAACCAACTACAATTGCCCCGCAAGGATTTCTATTAGGTTGAATAAGGAGGGTCTTTGGATTATATCGAAGGTGTGTTTGGATCATTCACATCCTTGTGATCCAGAGATGGCAAAATTGTTGACACATAATAGAGAGATGAGTATGCACATGTATCGAGTCATTGAGAGGAATGATGAAGTAGGTGTGAGaccaagcaaaacatatcaaGTGTTGGTGGGTGAATCGTGGGGTTTCTCTAAGATAAACTTAATGGAAAAAGATATTAGGAACTATCTCAACAGAAAG CGTTTCAAAACTATATTTTGGGCTGATGCTCGAAGTAGAGTAGCATATGAGTACTTCGGTGATGTAGTTTCGTTTGATACCACTTATAAAACCAATCGTTACGATATGCCATTTGGTTTCTTTGTGGAGGTTAATCACCATGGTAACTCAGTGCTTCTTCGGTGTGGTTTGTTGACTAAGGAAAATTCAGGCTCGTTTACTTGGTTATTTAATGCTTGGCTTACATGTATGCATGGAAAGGCTCCTAAAGGCATTATAACAGACCAATGCCTCGGAATACGAGATGCAATTGAGAATGTGATGCCAGAGACACGTCATAGGTTATGCATTTGA
- the LOC107626856 gene encoding uncharacterized protein LOC107626856, translating into MAEVLQDDVKYDSLVIGSDEDLEVLFHCRRQFPEVRTPELLAKLVDVVSSSGGSNQNSQPVPTAACSTSRPSGASSSMHAIAPEAMLVASPSFAADLNRSGDGEVGIVDTKPLSLHGFASDGVDDVLRDDDEDDDVELDMIADESGEDIVGSNPVGGAGGSSSGTQQYPPHFSTLDLDAMRQQAISLRQRKGIWEVKWYNGPQTCLATSISSDHRSLDYHVISAFIMPMVRADAAVCIKVLLNATKAHFSFRPTYRRVWMAKQKVVAQIYGDWDESYSELPRWVLGVQVTMPGSVAMLRMSPVRVGGHVDEAHAYFHRLFWTFPPCIEAFRHCKPLVSINSTHLYGKYGGTLLVAIVKDENSNILPVAFALVEGENAESWSFFLSHLHQHVTLQPGILVISDRHNDIKAALEGKDARRLMVNAAYAKIEVEFDYWFDILRSEDPAMCDWANRIDYTLWTQHRDEG; encoded by the exons ATGGCTGAAG TTTTGCAGGATGACGTGAAGTACGATTCGTTAGTAATAGGTAGTGATGAAGATTTGGAAGTTCTATTCCATTGTCGCCGGCAGTTCCCCGAGGTGAGGACCCCTGAGTTGTTGGCCAAGCTTGTGGATGTGGTTTCCAGCTCAGGCGGTTCGAACCAGAATTCCCAACCCGTTCCAACGGCCGCCTGTTCCACTTCGAGGCCAAGTGGTGCCTCGTCATCGATGCATGCGATTGCACCTGAGGCAATGTTGGTTGCATCCCCATCCTTTGCAGCAGATCTAAACCGCAGTGGTGACGGAGAAGTAGGTATTGTTGATACGAAACCACTTTCATTGCATGGTTTCGCATCGGATGGTGTAGATGATGTATTGcgggatgatgatgaggatgacgaTGTGGAGCTGGACATGATTGCTGATGAGAGTGGCGAAGATATAGTAGGGAGCAATCCAGTTGGGGGTGCTGGAGGATCTAGTTCAGGAACGCAGCAGTACCCTCCTCACTTTTCCAccttggacttggatgccatgagacaGCAGGCG ATAAGTCTTCGGCAGCGCAAAGGGATTTGGGAGGTGAAATGGTACAATGGCCCTCAAACTTGTCTAGCCACCTCGATATCGAGTGACCACAGGAGTCTCGACTATCATGTGATCTCGGCATTCATAATGCCGATGGTTAGAGCTGATGCTGCCGTGTGTATCAAGGTACTCCTGAATGCGACAAAGGCACATTTCAGTTTTAGACCGACTTATAGGAGGGtttggatggcgaagcagaaggtaGTGGCACAGATCTATGGagactgggatgagtcatacagCGAGTTGCCACGATGGGTTCTAGGTGTGCAGGTGACGATGCCGGGTAGTGTTGCAATGCTGAGGATGAGTCCTGTGCGTGTGGGTGGGCATGTGGATGAAGCACATGCGTACTTCCACCGTCTTTTTTGGACATTCCCACCATGTATTGAGGCTTTCCGGCATTGTAAGCCGTTGGTTAGCATCAATAGTACCCACTTGTACGGGAAATACGGGGGGACATTGCTCGTTGCAATTGTTAAGGACGAAAATTCCAACATCCTACCTGTTGCATTCGCACTTGTggagggtgagaatgctgagtcaTGGTCCTTTTTCCTCTCCCACCTCCACCAGCACGTCACTCTGCAGCCGGGCATCTTAGTGATATCGGATCGGCACAATGACATAAAGGCTGCATTGGAG GGCAAGGATGCACGGAGGCTTATGGTGAACGCGGCTTATGCCAAGATCGAAGTGGAGTTCGACTACTGGTTTGATATCCTCCGTTCTGAAGACCCTGCCATGTGTGATTGGGCTAACAGGATTGACTATACACTATGGACACAACATCGGGACGAGGGATAG
- the LOC107624943 gene encoding protein MARD1, translating into MLLRNRRSRAMNKPNLISDHHHNHQNNSQSPKTNHDAKTTTIPSLLCSLPKLRDFTMKCLSGIEALPSPTSILDTKTVLSPLRDNIPFSYENNISPRILHSSNNKNKTMNYSKEGIGLALVGTLKDDDPIHHHHHHHENSGNNNNNNNNILFGTQLRVKTNNNNNNNSNKGCCSYSCCCCSSSSESSFVMMNLSEMELSEEYTCVTTHNGPNPRKTHIFVDNCIVETYYSSPSSSSSTIASFNNFLSFCYTCKKHLEHTKDIFIYRGDKAFCCEECRHKEMVLDGAAENL; encoded by the exons ATGCTACTAAGGAACAGAAGATCAAGGGCTATGAACAAGCCAAACTTAATTTCTgatcatcatcataatcatcaaaataattctcaatcaCCAAAAACAAATCATGATGCAAAAACAACCACAATTCCATCTCTACTTTGTTCCCTACCAAAATTGAGAGATTTCACTATGAAATGTCTCTCAGGAATTGAAGCCTTACCAAGCCCAACATCAATTCTTGATACAAAAACAGTACTCTCCCCACTTAGGGATAATATTCCATTCTCATATGAGAATAACATATCCCCAAGAATATTGCACTCTTCCAACAACAAGAACAAGACTATGAACTATTCAAAAGAAGGAATTGGTCTTGCTCTTGTTGGAACCCTCAAAGATGATGATccaattcatcatcatcatcatcatcatgagaATAGtggaaacaacaacaacaacaataataatatccTCTTTGGAACTCAGCTTAGAGTGaaaaccaataataataataataataatagtaataagggTTGTTGTTCttattcttgttgttgttgttcttcttcttcagaaTCATCATTTGTTATGATGAATTTGAGTGAGATGGAGCTTAGTGAGGAATACACATGTGTGACAACACATAATGGTCCTAATCCAAGAAAGACTCATATATTTGTTGATAATTGCATTGTGGAAACCTACtactcttctccttcttcttcatcatcaacaATAGCTTCATTCAATAATTTTCTCAGCTTTTGTTACACTTGCAAGAAGCATcttgaacacacaaaagacaTCTTCATTTACAG aGGGGACAAAGCCTTCTGCTGCGAAGAATGCCGCCACAAAGAGATGGTGTTAGATGGTGCAGCAGaaaatttataa